A stretch of the Gracilinanus agilis isolate LMUSP501 chromosome 4, AgileGrace, whole genome shotgun sequence genome encodes the following:
- the MRPS23 gene encoding 28S ribosomal protein S23, mitochondrial — MAGSRLETIGTIFTRTRDMIRAGVLKEKPLWYDVYEAFPPLREPVFRRPRQRYGKAKDLIPEVLYQEDQIRAKYYKVYGSGPKTFDLFNPNFKSSCQRFVEKYIELQKKGETDEDKLFVETGKALLAEGVILRRKGEGATHLEKSET, encoded by the exons ATGGCGGGAAGCCGGCTGGAGACCATCGGCACCATCTTCACCCG GACCCGAGACATGATACGGGCTGGGGTGTTGAAGGAGAAGCCCCTGTGGTATGATGTGTATGAGGCCTTTCCACCATTGAGGGAGCCTGTGTTCCGGAGGCCCCGTCAGCGCTATGGCAAAGCTAAGGATCTTATACCAGAGGTCCTGTACCAGGAAGATCAAATCAGAGC GAAATATTATAAAGTTTATGGATCTGGACCCAAAACTTTTGACCTTTTCAACCCAAACTTTAAATCTTCCTGTCAAAG ATTTGTGGAAAAGTATATTGAACTacagaaaaagggagaaacaGATGAAGATAAGCTCTTTGTGGAAACAGGAAAAGCTTTATTGGCAGAGGGCGTTATTTTACGACGAAAGGGAGAAGGAGCAACT CATTTAGAGAAGTCAGAAACCTGA